A single genomic interval of Aedes aegypti strain LVP_AGWG chromosome 1, AaegL5.0 Primary Assembly, whole genome shotgun sequence harbors:
- the LOC5566948 gene encoding cell wall mannoprotein PIR3: MAKINSGWKHGPSPSEIAATIAAAKQASAQVLIAQQQVQAAKDNVLNQQKVANEKEASAAYASQKSEATAAVQRSEAAAAAQAVVLAQHRLAAAKANVAHHQRIAAAKESLAAQAIQSSAKAAAAEIHRAEIEAAKLAAHHRSDAASLNHHVIAIKDESFAPLTFGGNQIPTTQLYRALASPWNDLSSVSAQNPWANGFSVGGQGKPVWG, encoded by the exons ATGGCGAAAAT AAACAGCGGATGGAAGCACGGCCCATCTCCGTCAGAAATTGCCGCTACGATTGCAGCTGCCAAGCAAGCATCAGCCCAGGTTTTGATCGCCCAGCAGCAGGTTCAGGCCGCCAAAGATAACGTGCTGAATCAGCAGAAGGTCGCCAACGAAAAGGAAGCATCCGCTGCCTACGCATCGCAAAAGAGCGAGGCTACTGCAGCTGTTCAACGTTCGGAAGCTGCGGCAGCAGCCCAAGCTGTCGTTCTAGCTCAACACCGATTGGCCGCCGCAAAGGCCAATGTGGCTCATCATCAACGTATTGCAGCAGCCAAGGAATCGTTGGCCGCTCAAGCGATTCAGAGTTCGGCGAAGGCAGCGGCTGCTGAAATTCACCGTGCTG AAATTGAAGCTGCCAAATTAGCCGCCCATCATCGTTCGGATGCTGCTTCACTCAACCATCACGTCATAGCCATCAAGGATGAGTCTTTCGCTCCCCTTACTTTCGGAGGTAATCAGATTCCCACGACACAGCTGTATCGTGCATTGGCCAGTCCTTGGAATGATCTTTCCTCCGTTTCGGCACAAAACCCGTGGGCTAATGGATTCTCCGTAGGTGGTCAGGGAAAACCTGTCTGGGGTTAA